One Candidatus Hinthialibacter antarcticus DNA window includes the following coding sequences:
- a CDS encoding cysteine desulfurase: MCCALNAVYQSNSVLDPNAVFDVERIREDFPILRQQVHGKPLAYLDNAASAQKPQVVIDAMNEVMTSYYSNIHRGVHKLSELSTRGHDEARVKVSAFLNAPDEKQVIFVRNATEGINLVARTWADANLKPGDEILITHMEHHSNIVPWQMACERTGATLKVVPVLDNGELDLDGFDSLLNEKTKLVGVVHVSNALGTINPVEEIIKRAHQQGALVLVDGAQSTPHMRVDVQAMDCDFFVFSGHKVYGPSGVGALYGKREHLEAMPPLFGGGDMITSVSFEKTVYNEIPYKFEAGTPDIIGAIGLGAAIDYLESVGLDAIAAYENELLEYGTAKLADIADVKMIGTAPQKAAILNFVLDCAHPHDIGTILDQDGIAVRTGHHCTEPLMKRFNVPATARASMSFYNTKEEIDRLADGIRKVVRLFR, from the coding sequence ATGTGCTGCGCACTGAACGCCGTGTATCAATCAAACTCCGTATTGGACCCAAACGCCGTGTTTGACGTTGAACGCATTCGCGAGGATTTCCCCATTTTGCGCCAGCAGGTGCATGGCAAGCCGCTGGCCTATCTCGACAACGCCGCCTCGGCGCAGAAGCCGCAGGTTGTCATTGATGCGATGAACGAAGTGATGACTTCGTATTATTCCAACATTCATCGCGGCGTTCATAAACTCAGCGAACTCTCAACGCGGGGGCACGATGAAGCGCGGGTGAAAGTCAGCGCGTTTCTCAATGCGCCAGACGAAAAGCAAGTTATCTTTGTGCGCAACGCAACTGAAGGAATCAATCTCGTTGCCCGTACATGGGCTGACGCCAATCTCAAGCCCGGCGATGAAATTCTTATTACCCACATGGAGCACCACTCCAACATTGTGCCCTGGCAGATGGCCTGTGAACGCACTGGCGCGACGTTGAAGGTGGTCCCGGTTTTAGACAACGGCGAACTCGATCTAGATGGGTTTGATTCATTGTTGAATGAAAAAACCAAACTGGTCGGCGTGGTTCATGTCTCGAATGCGCTGGGCACGATCAACCCGGTTGAAGAGATTATCAAGCGCGCGCATCAACAGGGTGCGTTGGTATTAGTTGACGGCGCTCAGTCAACGCCCCACATGCGCGTTGACGTGCAAGCGATGGATTGCGACTTTTTTGTGTTCTCCGGGCATAAGGTGTATGGGCCGTCCGGGGTGGGAGCGCTCTATGGAAAGCGCGAACATCTCGAAGCCATGCCGCCGTTATTCGGCGGAGGCGATATGATTACGTCCGTCTCGTTTGAAAAAACCGTCTATAACGAAATTCCCTATAAATTTGAAGCGGGTACGCCCGACATCATCGGCGCCATTGGCCTGGGCGCGGCGATTGATTATCTCGAATCGGTTGGATTAGATGCCATCGCTGCGTATGAAAATGAACTGCTGGAATATGGAACCGCGAAACTCGCCGACATTGCGGATGTGAAGATGATAGGGACGGCGCCCCAAAAAGCGGCCATCCTGAATTTTGTTCTCGATTGCGCGCATCCCCATGATATCGGCACCATTTTAGATCAAGACGGTATCGCGGTGCGCACCGGACACCATTGCACCGAGCCGCTGATGAAGCGCTTTAACGTCCCCGCGACTGCGCGGGCGTCGATGTCGTTTTATAATACCAAAGAAGAAATTGACCGGCTGGCGGACGGCATTCGTAAAGTAGTCCGTCTGTTTCGTTAG
- a CDS encoding SUF system NifU family Fe-S cluster assembly protein has product MKTTAEELYRAVILEHARQPHHCREMDGADRTAVGYNPLCGDRCTVYLQMPDERIEQAAFTNEGCAISTASASIMAQLVEGKTQAEALSLFEQLQRWLTDEAQPSQPPENGSLLFALAGVRDFPMRVKCALLPWKTLDAALNHQRDAVTTE; this is encoded by the coding sequence ATGAAAACAACGGCGGAAGAATTATACCGGGCCGTTATACTTGAACATGCGCGGCAGCCGCATCATTGCCGCGAGATGGACGGCGCAGACCGCACGGCGGTCGGCTATAATCCATTATGCGGCGACCGCTGCACCGTGTATTTGCAGATGCCGGATGAACGGATTGAGCAGGCGGCGTTCACCAATGAAGGCTGCGCGATTTCAACCGCTTCGGCGTCGATCATGGCCCAACTGGTCGAAGGCAAGACGCAGGCCGAGGCGCTCAGTTTGTTTGAGCAATTGCAACGATGGCTAACGGACGAAGCGCAACCGTCCCAACCGCCGGAGAACGGGTCTTTGCTTTTTGCGCTCGCGGGTGTGCGTGATTTTCCCATGCGGGTAAAATGCGCATTATTGCCCTGGAAAACGCTGGATGCCGCGCTGAACCATCAGCGCGATGCCGTAACGACAGAATAG
- a CDS encoding DUF59 domain-containing protein — protein MEGASTSQADVQERIIEALKTCYDPEIPVDIYELGLIYTIDYRPDDKFADVTMTLTSPACPVAGTLPGEVEDKVRTVDGVDDAKVEVVWDPPWTPDLMSEAAQLELGF, from the coding sequence ATGGAAGGCGCTTCCACTTCACAAGCCGACGTACAAGAACGCATCATCGAAGCGTTAAAAACTTGTTACGACCCTGAAATTCCGGTTGATATTTATGAACTGGGGTTGATCTATACCATTGATTATCGCCCCGACGATAAGTTCGCCGACGTCACCATGACGCTGACCTCGCCCGCCTGTCCGGTCGCGGGGACGCTGCCGGGTGAAGTCGAAGACAAGGTGCGCACCGTTGACGGCGTCGATGACGCCAAAGTTGAAGTGGTGTGGGACCCGCCCTGGACCCCCGACCTGATGTCAGAAGCCGCCCAGCTGGAACTGGGCTTCTAA
- a CDS encoding type II secretion system F family protein: protein MPTFSYKAMDKAGKEVRGNIEATGEDAVVERLRSMGYYVTQINKHKAGMGQMDLNDLPIVRIIGKIISRGKVPLKHMSAFSRQLATLIGAGLPLLRSLQILGEQIEDRNLKDALQKIIESVEGGSSLSEAMGKFPRIFNRLYVNMVKAGEIGGALEQVLDRLALFQEKSQAVRSKVKGAMWYPAVVISIALIVVAVILIFVVPNFAAMFEGLGGELPFLTQLLVDFSDGLVIYWYLPLIAIGSIIGLFNFLNSFPNGRYIIDRGLLRLPIFGTIVQKSAVARFARTFGTLLDTGVPILQTLLIVKDTSGNEVVSRAMIDIHASIRDGDTVSEPMKSFSIFPPLVVHMIAVGEETGALDKMLIKVAEAYEREVDDAVDGLAKLIEPLMIVGLGGIIGTVVVALYLPIFTITNQIK from the coding sequence ATGCCGACGTTTTCATACAAAGCGATGGATAAAGCGGGCAAAGAAGTCCGCGGCAACATCGAAGCCACCGGCGAGGACGCTGTCGTCGAACGCCTCCGAAGCATGGGGTATTACGTTACCCAAATCAACAAACACAAAGCCGGCATGGGTCAGATGGACCTCAACGACCTGCCGATTGTCCGCATCATCGGGAAGATTATTTCCCGGGGCAAGGTGCCCCTGAAGCACATGTCGGCTTTTTCGCGCCAGTTGGCGACGCTGATCGGCGCAGGTTTGCCTTTGTTGCGTAGTTTGCAGATCCTCGGCGAACAGATCGAAGACCGCAACCTGAAAGACGCCTTGCAGAAAATTATTGAATCAGTCGAAGGCGGTAGCTCCCTGTCGGAAGCGATGGGAAAATTTCCCCGCATCTTTAACCGCCTGTACGTCAACATGGTCAAGGCGGGTGAAATCGGCGGTGCGCTCGAGCAAGTTCTCGACCGTCTCGCTCTCTTCCAGGAAAAAAGCCAGGCGGTGCGCTCTAAGGTCAAGGGCGCGATGTGGTATCCCGCTGTTGTTATTAGTATCGCCCTTATCGTTGTCGCGGTCATTTTGATCTTTGTTGTTCCCAACTTCGCCGCGATGTTTGAAGGCCTCGGCGGCGAATTGCCGTTCCTGACCCAGCTGCTGGTCGACTTCAGCGACGGGCTGGTGATTTATTGGTATCTTCCCTTGATTGCCATTGGCAGCATCATCGGCCTCTTTAATTTTTTAAATAGTTTCCCCAATGGGCGGTATATCATAGATCGCGGGCTATTGAGGCTTCCGATTTTTGGCACCATTGTGCAAAAATCCGCCGTGGCGCGGTTTGCGCGTACCTTCGGAACGCTGTTGGATACGGGCGTCCCCATTTTGCAGACGCTGTTGATCGTTAAAGACACATCCGGCAACGAAGTGGTTTCGCGGGCGATGATTGATATTCACGCTTCGATTCGCGACGGCGATACCGTCTCCGAGCCGATGAAGTCCTTCTCGATTTTCCCTCCGCTGGTGGTTCACATGATCGCGGTCGGTGAAGAAACCGGTGCGCTAGACAAAATGCTCATCAAAGTCGCCGAAGCCTATGAACGCGAAGTTGATGATGCGGTCGATGGTTTGGCGAAACTGATCGAACCGTTGATGATCGTCGGTCTTGGGGGCATTATCGGTACGGTCGTTGTCGCGTTGTACCTACCGATCTTTACCATTACCAACCAGATTAAATAA
- a CDS encoding DEAD/DEAH box helicase, producing the protein MSSEKPIIVQSDRTVFLEVESPVFEEARDALGTFAELIKCPEHIHTYVISPLSLWNAASAGCTPEDVLRVLRDYSKYSVPENVETDIVEYMSRYGRLVLERDGERLLLKSDDAMLLEEIARHKKTHAFVSERLDENTIVIGGAYRGHLKQDLIKIGFPVRDLAGYVEGDVLEMGLNEQTPSGAPFGLRDYQRSAISAFHRDGSAAGGSGVIVLPCGSGKTIIGLGAMAKLQRRTLILATNVVALRQWKREIIEKTSLTEDQVCEYSGETKTIGPVTIATYQILTYRKKKTDEYPHLKLFEAQDWGLIIYDEVHLLPAPVFRITADIQARRRLGLTATLVREDGHESDVFSLIGPKCFDIPWKVLEKQGWIATAQCHEKRVPLPMEARREYVMSPPRTQYRIASENSVKLDVIEDLLKKHANEQVLVIGQYLRQLRVVASAFHLPLLTGSTPNSEREALFKKFRDGEVKHLVVSKVANFAVDLPEASVAIQISGSFGSRQEEAQRLGRILRPKGDAGGAHFYTIVTRDSSEGEFAQKRQRFLAEQGYQYSIENIEASAPAPVAPIGGPPGD; encoded by the coding sequence ATGTCCTCTGAGAAACCCATTATCGTTCAAAGTGACCGAACGGTATTTCTTGAAGTTGAATCGCCCGTTTTTGAAGAAGCCCGCGACGCTCTGGGTACATTCGCTGAACTGATTAAATGTCCTGAGCACATTCATACCTATGTCATTTCTCCCCTTTCATTATGGAACGCCGCCAGCGCGGGGTGTACGCCCGAAGACGTGTTGCGTGTTCTGCGCGATTATTCTAAATATTCTGTGCCGGAGAATGTTGAAACCGACATCGTAGAATACATGAGCCGCTATGGGCGGCTGGTGTTAGAGCGCGACGGCGAACGGCTGTTGTTGAAAAGCGATGACGCCATGCTGCTCGAAGAAATTGCGCGGCACAAAAAAACCCATGCGTTCGTCAGCGAACGCTTAGATGAAAACACCATTGTCATTGGCGGCGCTTATCGCGGCCATTTAAAACAAGACCTGATCAAGATTGGTTTCCCTGTCCGCGATCTGGCGGGGTATGTTGAGGGCGACGTGTTAGAAATGGGGCTGAACGAACAAACGCCAAGCGGCGCTCCGTTCGGCTTGCGCGACTACCAACGCTCGGCGATTTCAGCGTTTCACCGCGACGGCAGCGCGGCGGGCGGCAGCGGCGTGATCGTATTGCCCTGCGGGTCAGGAAAAACCATCATCGGTTTGGGCGCGATGGCGAAACTTCAGCGACGGACGCTCATCTTGGCGACTAATGTTGTCGCGCTGCGGCAGTGGAAACGTGAGATCATTGAAAAAACATCGTTGACCGAAGATCAGGTTTGTGAATATAGCGGCGAGACCAAAACCATCGGCCCTGTCACCATCGCCACCTACCAGATTTTGACCTATCGCAAGAAGAAAACTGATGAGTATCCTCATTTGAAATTATTTGAAGCCCAAGACTGGGGGCTGATTATTTATGACGAAGTCCACTTGTTGCCGGCGCCGGTGTTTCGTATCACGGCTGACATTCAAGCGCGGCGCCGCCTGGGGCTGACTGCGACCCTGGTGCGTGAAGACGGCCATGAGAGCGATGTGTTTAGTTTGATCGGGCCGAAGTGTTTTGATATCCCTTGGAAGGTGTTGGAAAAACAGGGGTGGATCGCCACCGCGCAATGCCACGAAAAGCGGGTGCCGCTGCCGATGGAGGCGCGGCGCGAATACGTGATGTCGCCGCCGCGAACGCAATACCGCATTGCGTCTGAGAATTCGGTGAAACTGGATGTGATCGAAGATTTGTTAAAAAAACACGCCAACGAACAAGTGTTGGTGATTGGACAGTATCTGCGTCAGCTGCGGGTCGTTGCCAGCGCGTTTCACTTGCCGCTGCTAACCGGCAGCACGCCCAACTCTGAGCGGGAAGCCTTGTTTAAAAAATTTCGCGACGGTGAAGTGAAGCACCTGGTGGTTTCTAAAGTGGCGAACTTTGCGGTTGACTTGCCCGAAGCCAGCGTTGCGATTCAGATATCCGGTTCCTTCGGGTCGCGGCAGGAAGAAGCGCAACGCTTGGGACGCATCCTCCGCCCCAAGGGCGATGCGGGCGGCGCGCATTTTTATACGATCGTTACGCGCGACAGTTCGGAGGGCGAGTTCGCCCAAAAACGCCAACGCTTTCTGGCTGAACAAGGCTATCAATATTCGATTGAAAATATCGAGGCGTCGGCGCCAGCGCCGGTTGCGCCCATTGGAGGGCCGCCGGGCGATTGA
- a CDS encoding helicase-associated domain-containing protein codes for MNLYQMLTHIPHERLQRIAEAFGSGAYSPSKRNLLQSISGRYRDAEFIADLVNDLPYECRGLLRGLTFFTPPQQEDFTLSAELAAGWRHETPLRDLVEEIAGNGLLFHNDFHLNGRVVLPFELREILRSAFISQFKPLEPKQTSAESMLASRHVSVEAVYHLLCVLLHVRAKQTQKGSFHKRIYERWVERIGEDQATQHRFDFAEAFALHHHLIRANDSAFKLSDNAAVWFAKSETSRRRDVWRFLLNQHIEPSRAFQRLLVLLAAAESETETGARFSVRDLLSELELNAWSEESKVVTPESLTARLRLLEAAGVIILDDAKDPQITGLTSWGRKMLSLQTQEEPESQPSEKAPIIIQPNFDVLVPPDFAYDQLWRMEKISNFRRRDVMTEFHLSQKSLLRAMRRGWTAESIYSFLSESAGGRIPDLVQFSIQEWCAKYGRVRFEKVVLVECNDADLAEEISHLPDASNVLQRRVSPTHFAVPVSQAKALFQRLREKGYEPSSKQTTSDIDS; via the coding sequence ATGAACCTCTATCAGATGCTGACCCATATTCCACACGAACGCTTACAGCGCATCGCCGAGGCGTTCGGCTCGGGCGCGTACTCGCCGTCGAAACGCAACCTGCTGCAGTCGATCAGCGGGCGCTACCGCGATGCGGAATTTATCGCGGATTTGGTCAATGATCTGCCCTATGAATGCCGGGGGTTGTTGCGCGGGCTGACATTTTTTACGCCGCCCCAACAAGAAGATTTTACACTGTCCGCCGAACTCGCGGCAGGATGGCGCCATGAAACGCCTCTGCGCGACCTCGTCGAAGAAATCGCAGGCAACGGCCTGTTGTTCCATAATGATTTTCATCTCAACGGACGCGTGGTGTTGCCGTTTGAATTGCGCGAGATTTTGCGCAGCGCGTTTATTTCTCAATTTAAACCGCTGGAACCCAAGCAGACATCCGCTGAATCCATGCTGGCGTCGCGGCATGTGAGCGTCGAGGCGGTGTATCATTTATTATGCGTGTTGTTGCATGTCCGCGCCAAACAAACGCAAAAAGGGTCTTTCCATAAACGTATTTATGAGCGTTGGGTGGAACGCATTGGCGAAGACCAGGCGACCCAGCACCGCTTTGATTTCGCCGAAGCGTTTGCGCTTCATCATCATTTGATTCGCGCCAACGACAGCGCGTTTAAACTGAGCGATAACGCTGCCGTTTGGTTTGCGAAATCTGAAACCTCGCGCCGCCGCGACGTCTGGCGGTTTTTGTTGAATCAACATATTGAGCCGAGCCGCGCGTTTCAGCGCTTATTGGTGTTGTTGGCCGCCGCCGAGTCGGAAACCGAAACCGGCGCCCGTTTTTCTGTTCGCGACCTTTTGTCTGAATTAGAACTTAACGCTTGGAGCGAAGAGTCGAAAGTGGTGACGCCCGAATCATTGACGGCGCGGCTGCGCTTGCTCGAAGCGGCGGGCGTGATCATTCTGGATGATGCGAAAGACCCGCAAATTACCGGGCTGACTTCATGGGGGCGCAAGATGCTTTCGCTGCAAACTCAGGAAGAACCCGAAAGCCAGCCGTCCGAGAAAGCGCCGATCATCATTCAGCCCAATTTTGATGTGTTGGTCCCGCCCGATTTTGCCTACGACCAATTATGGCGCATGGAGAAAATCTCTAACTTTCGCCGTCGCGATGTGATGACCGAATTTCACCTCTCTCAAAAAAGCCTGCTGCGCGCGATGCGGCGCGGCTGGACAGCGGAGTCGATCTATTCGTTTTTGAGTGAGAGCGCTGGCGGGCGCATCCCCGACCTGGTGCAATTCAGCATTCAGGAATGGTGCGCCAAGTATGGTCGCGTTCGCTTTGAAAAAGTGGTGTTGGTTGAATGCAATGACGCCGATTTGGCCGAAGAAATTTCACACTTGCCGGACGCAAGCAACGTCCTGCAGCGTCGCGTGTCGCCGACCCATTTCGCTGTTCCTGTCAGTCAGGCGAAAGCGCTGTTTCAGCGCTTGAGAGAAAAAGGCTACGAACCGTCATCGAAGCAAACGACATCGGATATTGACTCGTGA
- a CDS encoding ABC transporter substrate-binding protein: MKLGFHWALLIAIALFIGCGTSNELPSWFQPRTGEVTPSGITLGEIFRMNEAAEPRSLDPVRTGESTATVLTTQMYDGLVNLDPNLNIVPGLAESHQISEDGLLYSFKIRKGVMFHDNPCFADGKGREANAHDVKYSFQRLLDPTTQSTGAWVFVDNVIGAKEFRDKTAGDVEGFEVVDDYTFNIHLHTPFSAFLQRLAMTYCFIAPHEAVEHYGADFFQNPVGTGAFRFVHWKPGQDILMLRHPNYWKKDKDGVSMPYLDGVRCTFIQDMKIEFIEFDSGNLDRLYYIHDDLFTTLMTEENQLRPGYNQYQLLTEDLLLLQYYGFNVTMEPFTDKRVRQAFNYAIDRESIIKFVLHGRGTPADGIVPHSMPNYENITTGFNYDLEKAKQLMADAGYPNGEGLDDITLELNSGGTINELVAEAIQNQLMQLGVTIRMQVVEWTQHLQKIDDGETSFFRLGWIGDYPDPENYLALMWSKNFTPKGTNYSRYSNPEFDRLFEEATRITDEKRRVEFYQQAEKIAYEDAPVLFLYFGKRYRLLQPYVNKYVYNAQERDILSEVWMQFPEEAAVE, translated from the coding sequence ATGAAACTTGGATTCCATTGGGCTTTATTGATTGCAATTGCGTTATTCATTGGCTGCGGTACTTCTAATGAACTTCCCTCATGGTTTCAACCGCGAACGGGCGAAGTGACGCCGTCGGGAATCACCTTAGGCGAAATTTTTCGTATGAACGAAGCCGCCGAGCCGCGCAGCCTTGATCCGGTGCGCACTGGCGAATCGACGGCGACCGTACTCACCACTCAGATGTATGACGGCCTGGTGAACTTAGATCCCAATTTAAATATTGTGCCCGGCTTGGCGGAATCGCACCAGATTTCGGAAGACGGCTTGCTGTATTCCTTCAAAATCCGCAAGGGCGTGATGTTCCATGACAACCCGTGTTTTGCTGACGGTAAAGGGCGCGAAGCAAATGCGCATGACGTGAAGTATTCGTTTCAGCGCTTGTTAGACCCGACCACGCAATCGACTGGCGCCTGGGTATTTGTAGACAACGTCATCGGCGCAAAAGAATTTCGCGACAAGACCGCTGGCGACGTCGAAGGCTTTGAAGTGGTTGATGACTATACATTTAACATTCATTTGCACACGCCGTTCTCGGCGTTCTTGCAGCGTCTGGCGATGACCTACTGCTTTATTGCGCCGCACGAAGCGGTTGAACATTACGGCGCGGATTTCTTTCAAAACCCGGTTGGCACCGGGGCGTTTCGGTTTGTGCATTGGAAGCCCGGCCAAGACATCCTCATGCTGCGTCATCCCAACTATTGGAAGAAAGACAAAGACGGCGTCTCCATGCCTTATTTGGATGGAGTGCGTTGCACGTTTATTCAAGACATGAAGATTGAGTTCATCGAATTTGATTCGGGCAATTTGGACCGTCTCTATTACATTCACGATGACTTGTTCACCACCTTGATGACGGAAGAGAACCAACTGCGGCCCGGTTACAACCAATATCAATTGCTGACCGAAGATTTATTGCTGCTGCAATATTATGGCTTCAACGTCACCATGGAGCCGTTCACCGATAAACGCGTTCGGCAAGCGTTCAACTACGCCATTGATCGCGAAAGCATCATCAAGTTTGTTTTGCATGGGCGGGGTACGCCCGCCGACGGAATCGTTCCTCACTCGATGCCCAACTATGAAAACATCACAACGGGATTTAATTACGATCTCGAAAAAGCCAAGCAACTGATGGCGGACGCTGGCTATCCCAACGGCGAAGGGCTGGATGATATCACACTTGAACTCAACAGCGGCGGCACCATCAATGAACTGGTTGCCGAGGCGATCCAAAATCAACTGATGCAACTCGGCGTGACCATTCGCATGCAAGTAGTGGAATGGACCCAACACTTACAAAAAATTGACGACGGCGAGACTTCGTTCTTTCGCTTGGGGTGGATCGGCGATTATCCCGACCCGGAAAATTATCTTGCGTTAATGTGGAGCAAAAACTTCACGCCCAAAGGCACCAACTATTCGCGCTACAGCAACCCGGAATTTGACCGTTTGTTTGAAGAAGCAACGCGCATCACCGACGAAAAACGGCGGGTTGAATTTTATCAACAAGCCGAGAAAATCGCTTACGAAGACGCGCCGGTGTTGTTCTTGTATTTTGGCAAACGCTACCGTTTGCTGCAGCCGTATGTGAACAAGTACGTCTACAACGCGCAGGAGCGCGATATACTTTCGGAAGTGTGGATGCAGTTCCCGGAAGAAGCAGCCGTAGAGTAA
- a CDS encoding class I SAM-dependent methyltransferase yields the protein MNTKDRDWKSFYRNQYADHWQGFAQELSGLDYHVRYQTLCLAPLQKIQNGRVLEVGVGRGDLLSRFVPDNNELFGCDLSAGNIDGCRERFQTMKREVCLTHADAERLPYRDGEFDAVYSLSVLFYLPDCRVAVDEMFRITKPGGLVLFDMLNASHITSISNHVWRKVCRLFGRELGRTSLATPTMLHEAVAKHSTQFNLYGNYLLLPVGLPVLKERANVCRLVPSMAYPMQEGAAAWLGHKLLTVARKAD from the coding sequence ATGAATACAAAAGACCGCGACTGGAAATCATTTTACCGCAACCAATACGCCGACCACTGGCAGGGCTTTGCGCAAGAACTGAGCGGGTTGGATTACCATGTCCGTTATCAAACGCTATGTTTGGCGCCGCTGCAGAAAATACAAAACGGGCGCGTCTTAGAAGTTGGGGTCGGGCGCGGCGATTTGCTTTCGCGCTTTGTTCCAGACAACAACGAATTGTTTGGCTGCGATTTGTCTGCGGGCAACATCGACGGTTGCCGGGAGCGCTTTCAGACGATGAAACGCGAGGTGTGTCTCACACACGCTGACGCGGAACGCTTGCCGTATCGCGACGGTGAATTTGACGCCGTCTATTCGCTCAGCGTGTTGTTTTATCTGCCCGATTGCCGGGTCGCGGTTGATGAGATGTTTCGCATTACCAAGCCGGGCGGTTTGGTTTTATTTGATATGCTCAATGCCAGCCATATCACGTCAATCTCAAACCACGTTTGGCGAAAAGTTTGCCGCTTGTTTGGGCGCGAACTGGGGCGGACGTCGCTCGCGACGCCGACGATGCTGCACGAGGCGGTCGCAAAACATTCCACTCAATTTAATCTATACGGCAACTATTTGCTGTTGCCGGTTGGCTTGCCAGTATTGAAAGAACGCGCCAATGTATGTCGGCTAGTTCCGTCGATGGCATACCCGATGCAGGAGGGCGCCGCGGCCTGGTTGGGCCACAAACTTTTGACCGTCGCCCGCAAAGCCGACTGA
- a CDS encoding glycosyltransferase, protein MVLALLGALDRERFQPHLVAMKGPGDLITEAQALGVHAVNLQFDALGKLHGWREWRRMLGEAQPKMIHSFLFHSNLLARVTKLFNPKIKVISGIRTVYTVEEYGRRYGVLERVTHGLDSLYIANSEQGRLSAINNIGLPSGKVRMVPNGIDIDPFSEPSDVIRESVRNEFGFGEDDIVLGVVAQLRPAKRHDLLLEAFSLARSAAPRLRLLVVGGGECEQALREQTADLQLEDVVSFAGYRSDARRILRGLDAFTLPSDVEGIPVSVMEAMEAGLPVIATRVGGLPDLIEDGASGILIAPGDSNALSKQIVRIASDVQLRNQMGKSARERVIHEFSVQRMAQRFEALYEEALSLR, encoded by the coding sequence ATGGTTCTCGCTCTGTTGGGCGCATTAGATCGTGAGCGCTTTCAGCCGCATCTCGTAGCGATGAAAGGCCCCGGTGATTTAATCACGGAGGCGCAAGCGCTAGGCGTCCATGCAGTCAATCTACAATTTGATGCGTTGGGTAAACTGCACGGATGGCGTGAATGGCGCCGGATGTTGGGTGAGGCGCAGCCCAAAATGATTCATAGTTTCTTATTTCATTCCAATCTGCTGGCGCGAGTGACGAAGCTTTTTAATCCGAAAATAAAAGTGATCTCCGGCATCCGTACGGTATATACCGTCGAAGAATACGGGCGGCGCTATGGGGTATTGGAACGCGTGACACATGGCCTGGATTCGCTTTATATTGCGAATTCTGAGCAAGGCCGCTTGAGCGCGATCAACAATATTGGATTGCCAAGCGGAAAGGTGCGCATGGTTCCAAATGGAATTGATATTGATCCATTTTCAGAGCCAAGTGATGTGATTCGAGAGAGCGTCCGTAATGAGTTTGGATTTGGCGAAGACGACATCGTGCTTGGCGTTGTCGCTCAGTTGCGTCCCGCCAAGCGACATGACCTGTTGTTGGAAGCCTTCTCTCTCGCTCGATCCGCTGCGCCTCGGCTGCGGTTGTTGGTTGTTGGTGGGGGAGAGTGTGAGCAGGCGTTGCGCGAACAAACGGCTGATCTGCAACTTGAAGACGTTGTTTCTTTCGCGGGATACCGCAGCGATGCGCGGCGGATTTTACGTGGGTTGGATGCGTTCACGCTGCCGTCGGATGTTGAGGGGATCCCCGTTTCGGTGATGGAAGCGATGGAGGCAGGATTGCCGGTGATTGCAACCCGGGTTGGAGGTCTACCTGATTTGATTGAAGACGGAGCCAGCGGAATTTTGATTGCGCCTGGTGATAGCAATGCGTTGTCGAAACAGATTGTGCGTATAGCGTCCGACGTCCAATTGAGAAATCAAATGGGAAAATCTGCGCGTGAGCGGGTCATTCATGAATTTTCAGTCCAGCGCATGGCGCAGCGATTTGAAGCGTTGTATGAAGAGGCCTTAAGTCTTCGATGA
- a CDS encoding OmpA family protein, whose amino-acid sequence MTNRKSLLSVLVLTLAIAVTAGCACKAPNQGAHAFAQKGGESVTEEPDWNRVAGQELPLDQIPGFAESGMCARVHFDYDKSNVKPEWTDCLDKIAAFFTQHPQYTLIIEGHCDERGSNEYNMALGERRATSTAEYLIQRGLNAQRMNTRSMGEEQALASCHNESCWWQNRRCDFYFVEKAR is encoded by the coding sequence ATGACTAACCGTAAATCTTTACTCTCCGTGCTGGTACTGACCCTCGCCATTGCCGTAACCGCTGGCTGCGCCTGCAAAGCTCCCAATCAGGGCGCTCACGCTTTCGCCCAAAAAGGCGGAGAAAGCGTAACTGAAGAACCCGATTGGAACCGCGTCGCCGGACAAGAACTGCCTTTAGACCAGATTCCTGGTTTTGCTGAAAGCGGAATGTGCGCCCGCGTTCACTTTGATTATGACAAATCCAACGTCAAACCTGAATGGACTGACTGCTTAGACAAGATCGCAGCGTTCTTCACTCAACACCCGCAATATACGTTAATCATTGAAGGCCACTGCGACGAGCGCGGCTCCAATGAATATAACATGGCTCTCGGCGAACGCCGCGCCACATCCACAGCGGAATATTTGATCCAACGCGGCCTCAACGCCCAACGGATGAACACCCGATCAATGGGCGAAGAACAAGCCTTGGCCAGTTGCCACAACGAAAGCTGCTGGTGGCAAAATCGTCGTTGCGACTTCTACTTCGTCGAAAAAGCCCGGTAA